The genomic region AaaagataaagagaaaaaaaaaatttccaggTTTTGAAGGGGAGAGATTGTGTTTTGTGTCCTAAAAGATTCCCAGGAATGGGAAGGAAGGGGACCCCCCAAAGCAAGGAAATAAACAAAGGCTATTCTGACAATAGAAAAAGGACAGCAAAATGCTTCCCAATGGTCCTACAGTTGGTCAATGAGATAAATTTTCTTCTCTCTGCCATCAGCCAAAACCACaaagcagcagcagcagctgATATAATGGATGGAATATGTAATTTGACTACTCACTTGATCTGAATttattgagaaagaaaaaagaaattaatttgcTGTCTAAATCAGCTTGTAATGATCAAATAACCATACGGGGAGAAAGATAAAGATTAGATTTGATGGCTACCTGTCATGTTAAAATCTTTGGATTAAGACACCCAATTACCATTTTTGAATGTAAAATTTCCTTTTGGCCCAAAACATTGAGAAGACAGAAAAGAAAGTTTATGGCTATGGATGACAAGAATCAACATCTGGTTCTGATAGACTAAGCCCATATCTTGGTCCATCAATTTTCCATGACTTTAGCCAACTCTTCAGTTTTGTCAATTTGCTTGAGTGGTTTCCAATTCTTGAACTTATCTAATATACTTTGAATTGAGAATAGTTCAACCATTCACAATTTGCTTGCCTTTGCTTTAACATGTTTAACCTGTTCTAAAACCAAATCCcagtatgcaaagttttcatGTCCATCATTTTGGTTTAACTGGAAGCCTATGTCAGATAACATCGTTTGACTAGTTAGTTACCTTAAGAAGGGTAGGATGCCAACCAAGTGTACGATTTATGCTTCTCTAAGGTGACATTGCAATGAAATGTGATTCTTGGGAAGTAAGAGTAAAAATTGATCATGGAAAAATCAGATGTAATATCAGGTTCATTTTCCATTATGAGTAGTTGATGTCCTTGTATGCATCACGTCTAGGATCTAGAACTAGGAACAAACTAGCCAAAGTCTAAGCAGATAATCATTTTTCCATTTGAACCAGCTTGATTGAATGCAAAAAATATCTTCTTCCATCATGAACTAAGAGATGGTGACTGAACAAGgcatttaagttttaattatgtCCCATTTATTGGTCAGTCACAAATTTGAAAACCAATTTTGCTGCTTTAAATTTTCCTCTCTCTAATCCCTTTACTTATGGTAGGTTGGAGACAGCTTTGAAATAAATGAAGCCAGTTATCAATGACTAAGAAACTTTCACTTGAAAATCATATAATATCTTATTTTAATAGGTTTTCCATGTTTGGGATCATTGCTGCATAAGGGATAGTAGGATAAAAGAATTGCAGGAAAATGCCAATGATTCAGAGTAAAAGATATAGGAGTAGGATAATTTGTCTTGAGATTCTGGGTTAAGTTTTCTTATGATTATTACTCTATCAGGACAATTGTTAAAGCTTGGACTGATATAAGTAGAACTACTATAAAATAGTAAGAGGAATAAGGAGCATTGAATGCGTTTTGCAACTTCTTTGGACGCACACATCACTTGCCTCTTCACTACTTACTGTTTACTTCCTACATTCTCTCTAATTCTCTTCCTCTTTATATTCTCTTTCAAAGGTTTTGCTGCTCTTCTAATCAAAATTTGACCTCCTTCGTTCTACCTTCCTCTCCCCTTCTGTCTCTTTCACAGCCATGAATAATCCATCAGAAGAGTTTCTAGAACAGGGAATATCACAACAGGTACaaactttttttcatttcaccATGAATCCTAGCCACTGCTATCTTCACATGTTAGTGTTCTACTTAAGTCTTTCTTATCCAAAAAGGGTCAGGAAATGTGATGCAGTTATtatcttttctgtttcttgtCTGTCTCTGGTGTTTTATAGACTTGGTTCCCTTGAGCTTGTGAGTGATAGTCATTTCCCGGAGCTTGCTCTCTTTGATGAATGATTAGTGAAAATGCTTCTGTATAAGATAAagtgggggggggggggtttgAAAATTAGGAAATGGGAATCTAATGGAAGGACAGAAGCTGCTTACTTGCTCATGTTTACACATTTCTCCCTAAGTTTGAGTTGGGTTTTTGGTTTTCTGTGTCTCTGTGTTGCACTAGTTTTGGAAAAATTTAGAGAATTGAACCTGTGAGTTATTCCATTGCATTGCTTGGGAAAATAGAGGATGTCATATTAAGCTTTATTGTACACTAAAACTACACCTTGAAAGGTGTCCAAGGAAGTGCTGTCAGCCTGAGGCAGAATGAAGTTATGAATTTTATGGACTCCCAGATTCAATGCAGGAAGCTAATTTTTGATAATACTGCTTGTCTCGTTTATCTTTCTACTGGTTTTATTGGCGAGGGGGGGTTGAAAATTTGATAGATTTTGGTTTTCTGGGTCAGAACTTGAGGAAGGCTTCTTGCATGACCGTGGTTACTTTAGCTTATCAAAGCCTTGGAGTTGTCTACGGTGACCTCAGCACCTCTCCTCTCTATGTTTACAAGACCACCTTCTCAGGGAAGTTGAGCCTCCATGAGAATGATGAGGAGATTTATGGCGTGCTTTCCTTTATCTTCTGGACATTTACTTTCATTGCTCTCTTTAAATATATCTTGATTGTGATGTCAGCCGACGATAATGGTGAAGGTAAGCTCTCAGATTCCTCATAATTTGTGATAAAAAGACATGATTGAGTTTTGTCCCTCCAAGCTTCCCAAATGATTTTGTAGACCAATTCAGATCTTGAATTGTTATTCAGGTGGTACCTTTGCATTGTATTCTCTGCTGTGCCGGCACGGGAGCCTAAGCATTCTACCAAATCAACAAGCCACAGATGAAACGTTGTCTGCATATGCAACACATGGATCCATGGAGACATGGCAGAGCTCTGCTTTGAAGTCATTCTTTGAGAAACATCCTAGATTTCGTAAAGGGTTGTTCATTTTTGTTATTCTGGGAACCTGTATGACGATTGGTGATGGAGTACTCACACCTACAATATCAGGTAGCTGGGTGTACCTAGCCTCTGTATCTCCTGAATTTACTTCATTTtgaataacaattaaataggGACAAAAATGCACATCATAACAGGTAACGTTACTTCTAATTTTTCTGACTTAAATTAGAATAAATTGAACTGCATCCTTATAGATATCACGAAGCTGTAGCTTTGACCTGAGAAGTTAAAGATTAGAAGAAAAGAACCATGATTACTGCATGCTTAATGGCGTATGCTTACTCTCTCAATTTAGTGTacatcagtttcttgcctgtAAGAATTGGAAGTATTGTGGGTAAATGCTGGCTCGGTTACTATCTTTTATCTGGTTCTCTCTCAGTTTTTTATCTCTGTGTCGGTAGTAGTTGATAGTAGCTCCTAATAGTTTGATTTCTAAACCAGAGCAGTTTATGGATATTTTTACAGAGATTTGTTTAAATTCCTCCTTTCAGTTCTTTCAGCAGTTTCAGGAGTCAAACTGAAGATCACAGCACTCCATGAGAGTATGTCCACCTCTTAGTTACTGTGCTTATATATGTAATTTGTAAAACAATCACAATCTGTTATTgttcatgttttcttttcttccagaTTACGTTGTTTTGATCTCATGTGTCATCATTGTGGGGCTATTCTCACTTCAGCATCATGGAACACACAGGGTTGCTTTCATGTTTGCTCCAATTGTCGCAGCATGGCTTCTGTGTATAAGCAGCATTGGaatatataacatatttaGATGGAATCCACACATATTTCATGCACTTTCTCCAGTTTACATGTTGAAGTTCCTTAAGAGCACAGGCACGGAAGGATGGATCTCATTAGGAGGAGTGGTTCTTTCAATCACAGGTACCTCCAGGCAATTCGTATGGTTTACTTGCTTCAGAACAGAATCCTTGAAAGTTGAAACAAACATATTTTCCATATTGTCTCAGGTGTAGAGACAATGTTTGCTGATTTGggccatttctcttcattgtCAATAAGGGTAAACTTTAAATTCCAGTTGATACGTCAGGCTCCAACTGTTAATTACTCAGCATGCCTTGTTTCTGGCTTCTTTCAAACTTAATCTAATGAGCTCTAGCACCTGCCATTCACATCCCAGGTAGCCTTCACATTTCTGGTATATCCCTGTTTGGTTCTTGCATATATGGGTGAAGCTGCTTTCCTCTCTAAGCACCACGAAGATATCCAGAGAAGCTTCTATAAAGCCATACCAGGCAAGAGCTAAACTAAGtatgaaattgaaaacaacATGCTTTGCTTCCCATAAtgactttttctctttttcatgcAGAAGCTGTTTTTTGGCCAGTATTCGTTGTGGCCACTTTTGCTGCTGTTGTTGGAAGTCAAGCCGTAATATCAGCTACGTTCTCCGTTATAAGCCAGTGCTGTGCACTGAATTGCTTTCCCTACGTAAAAATCATTCATACTTCAAGCAAAATATATGGGCAGATATACATTCCAGAGGTCAACTGGATATTAATGTGCCTCTGTTTAGCTGTGACAATAGGATTGAGAGACACCAACATGATGGGTCATGCATATGGTATAGATTTCAGCCATTGATTAAATGTATAAGTATTGTTCACTAATCTTAGGGTGCACAAATGAacttctattgttttgatggGTTTGTAGGTCTGGCAGTGACTACAGTAATGTTTGTGACAACCTGTTTGATGGCGTTAGTGATGATAATCGTCTGGAAGCAAAGGATAGCTAGTGCAGTTGCATTCTTAGTGATTTTTGGATCAATGGAATTGCTTTACATCTCAGCATCTGTTTACAAGGTTCCGGAAGGGGGTTGGATTCCattagtgcttgctttcatCTTTATGGCTATAATGTATATATGGAACTATGGAATGACTAAGAAGCACGAATTTGATGTGGAGAACAAGGTTTCAATGAATAGGATAGTGGCTTTAGGTCCTAGCCTTGGCATGGTAAGGGTCCCTGGGATTGGTCTTATTTACACTAATCTGGTAACAGGTGTTCCAGCTGTTTTTGGACACTTTGTCACAAACTTACCTGCATTCCATCAGGTGCTGGTTTTTGTTTGCGTCAAATCTATCCAAGTTCCATACATTAGTGAAAAAGAACGGTTGGTCATTAGTAGGGTAGGTCCGAAGGAGTATTGCATGTTCCGGTGCATCATCAGGTATGGTTACAAAGATCTGCAGCAAGAAAACTATGATTTCGAAAACAGATTGGTATCAGGGATAGTACAATTTGTGGAAGCAGAAGAAGATAGTACTCTGAAACCAACTTCTATACCATGTGGAGAGTTGCGAAACTTggatattaaaattttttatgctCAAGATCACACCTTAACAGATTCAAAGTTCAAGGATAACAATATTATGGAGCAGTCTTGTTGTGATATTTTAGAGACAAAAACTGGTATGGAGCATTCGGGAAGTTCTCCCCTGAAGGAAGAGTCTCTGCAGATATTGAGAGCCAAAGAATCTGGGgttacttttattttaggCCATTCTTATGCAAAGGCAAAGAAATCATCTTCCATTCTCAAGAAATTCGCCATAAATGTCGTATATTCCTTTCTGAGCAAGAATTGCAGAGAACCTGATGTGGTACTGAATGTGCCTCATACTTCTTTGCTAGAAGTTGGTATGGTTTATTATGTCTAACTTCAAAATAAGAGTAAATGAACATTATCCCAAGAGAAGGACACTTACATGTGAGCAAACAGAGGGAGTAAAAACTGCTAACCCTAACATAAAGAGTTTGTCTTACACAATTAGGATGACAAGCATAAAACAAAAAGCTCTTCAATAGTTATGTTCTCTTGTTTGCCAATCTGAGATCATCATGTTCACATGGTATGGTTTTTCTCTCTTGCTTGTAAATGTTTATATGTCTTTGTGTTGTGACTAACATTTGACTGTCAGGTATATAATCTGATTTCTTGAAAAGTATTGGTTCTTTCGATTTGATAAGTAATGTGATTACGTAGAACTGCAAATTTTCATCTTCATGAATGTAAATTATATTAAGTTCATCATGAAATATAAGGTGATCGAGAATAGATTCTGCGTTGCAAGCAAATGTTGTGTTATCCAATGATCAGGCCTGCACACCATGTTCAACATGCTTCTTTCATGTCAAGAATTCTCATTCCCATTGACAAGATTTAAACAAATTGCTGATGCTTTATGTCAATGTACCTATCG from Theobroma cacao cultivar B97-61/B2 chromosome 9, Criollo_cocoa_genome_V2, whole genome shotgun sequence harbors:
- the LOC18590977 gene encoding potassium transporter 1, which gives rise to MNNPSEEFLEQGISQQNLRKASCMTVVTLAYQSLGVVYGDLSTSPLYVYKTTFSGKLSLHENDEEIYGVLSFIFWTFTFIALFKYILIVMSADDNGEGGTFALYSLLCRHGSLSILPNQQATDETLSAYATHGSMETWQSSALKSFFEKHPRFRKGLFIFVILGTCMTIGDGVLTPTISVLSAVSGVKLKITALHENYVVLISCVIIVGLFSLQHHGTHRVAFMFAPIVAAWLLCISSIGIYNIFRWNPHIFHALSPVYMLKFLKSTGTEGWISLGGVVLSITGVETMFADLGHFSSLSIRVAFTFLVYPCLVLAYMGEAAFLSKHHEDIQRSFYKAIPEAVFWPVFVVATFAAVVGSQAVISATFSVISQCCALNCFPYVKIIHTSSKIYGQIYIPEVNWILMCLCLAVTIGLRDTNMMGHAYGLAVTTVMFVTTCLMALVMIIVWKQRIASAVAFLVIFGSMELLYISASVYKVPEGGWIPLVLAFIFMAIMYIWNYGMTKKHEFDVENKVSMNRIVALGPSLGMVRVPGIGLIYTNLVTGVPAVFGHFVTNLPAFHQVLVFVCVKSIQVPYISEKERLVISRVGPKEYCMFRCIIRYGYKDLQQENYDFENRLVSGIVQFVEAEEDSTLKPTSIPCGELRNLDIKIFYAQDHTLTDSKFKDNNIMEQSCCDILETKTGMEHSGSSPLKEESLQILRAKESGVTFILGHSYAKAKKSSSILKKFAINVVYSFLSKNCREPDVVLNVPHTSLLEVGMVYYV